A part of Mucilaginibacter defluvii genomic DNA contains:
- a CDS encoding ABC transporter ATP-binding protein, whose protein sequence is MSITLNDIGRRFNRDWIFKGVNYSFAAGESYAVLGPNGSGKSTLLQVLNGSLSPSKGKISFSLDGSDVEAEQVFKHLSLAAPYLELIEEFTLAEVIDFNFKFKPYKPGINQVGLINLLNMQSSKNKLVKYFSSGMKQRLKLALAFCSDTPMLMLDEPTSNLDTQGVDWYLSLVERFSAGRLTIICSNQEHEYSFCSNSLNIVDYK, encoded by the coding sequence ATGAGCATCACCCTCAACGATATAGGCCGGCGGTTTAACCGCGATTGGATTTTCAAAGGGGTGAACTATAGTTTTGCAGCCGGCGAAAGCTATGCAGTGCTGGGGCCGAACGGTTCCGGAAAATCAACTTTGCTGCAGGTGCTTAACGGCAGTCTTTCCCCTTCAAAAGGTAAAATATCTTTTTCGCTTGATGGCAGCGATGTTGAAGCGGAGCAGGTTTTTAAACACTTAAGTTTGGCCGCGCCTTACCTCGAACTTATCGAGGAGTTTACTTTGGCAGAGGTAATCGATTTTAATTTCAAGTTTAAACCGTATAAACCTGGCATTAATCAGGTGGGATTGATTAACCTGCTTAATATGCAAAGCAGCAAAAACAAGCTGGTAAAATATTTTTCATCCGGCATGAAACAGCGGCTTAAATTGGCGCTTGCCTTTTGTTCGGACACGCCTATGCTGATGCTGGATGAGCCGACCTCTAATCTCGATACTCAAGGGGTCGACTGGTACCTTAGCCTGGTTGAGCGTTTTTCCGCCGGGCGTTTGACCATTATATGCTCCAACCAGGAGCATGAGTACAGTTTTTGCAGCAACTCCCTTAATATTGTTGATTACAAATAA